Part of the Drosophila pseudoobscura strain MV-25-SWS-2005 chromosome 2, UCI_Dpse_MV25, whole genome shotgun sequence genome, tgacGGTGGCTTCCCAGCTTGAAAACGTTTTCCGCGGCCTTCGCAGCCAGCATTCAGTGTCAAGGTGCTCGAACTGGCAGTCGCAGTGGCAAACGCAAACTCAAACGCTGAAGTCATAGAAGCTAACGAACTGTGAGAGCCATTCGAATCGATTCTCCATTTCCCCGCAGCATCTGGAATTCTGGCTTCGCTGTCGCAGTCGAGTCGGACTTGGAGACGGAGTCGCATTCGAAGTCGAAGTCACATAAGAACGTTTACCCAAAACATATGCTAGGCAGTTAGGCGCTCCACTTTCGACAGTGCAGACGGCGAGCGCTCGAGCGGTTCGACGGTTCAAAAGTTTCGAGCAATTTCAGTTTCGGTTCaacgaacaaacaaacaaaaagagttTAAATCAAACAAAGTACCACAGGAAAGgaattaaataacaattaaTCAACCAAATCGTGCGTGTCCTGCCAGCTCGAGTGAAATACTGAAACGTTTTGGTTAACATTAAAGTGCATTCGATATTTTGAATCAAAGGTAAACCAAAAAGTGTTTGAAAAACagttgaaaatatttgcaaagACGCGTTTTGCCGAAAAATTCTATTGAATTGACATTCAATGGCCGAGACCGAGGCCGAGGCCAAGCCTGACAAGGTGTCAATTGTCAGCCAAACAGGATGTCCATCAATTAAACGAAAATGGTCAATGGATCATTAGAGAAAGCTCTGGGTGAATGTCAGTTCTGTTCGACTGAGATGGTCGCCGGATCGTCGGATCGACAACAGCGAACATCCAACATtcaacagcaaaacagcaaacagcctGAAAAGATGTCACATTAGTTTCCAGTTTCCAAGATAAACCCCGAGAAGAAGAAGGCATTTTTGCCATGCCGGAAGCGTGCAAGACGGAGAGAACTCGTCAACTCCCAAATGTGCAGAATTCTGCAGGCAATTAACTTTTGCCTGGTCAAGTCTTTTGAGTGGTTCTTCtcaacttcagcttcagcttcaacttCTCCTTTTCCAActctgcgttttttttttttctgctgttctGTTCATTTACCCACTTGGGATCGGGATCCTGGTGGTGGCCAGTGTGATTTGGGtcaggcaacggcaacggttCGATGCGACAATTTAATGGCAATTAGCTGGGGCTCAGACCTCAAGACTTGAATGTCAAACCATGTAAAACTTTCGCTGCCTTTTCTTTAAAGACTTCCCCATTGACATTAGAATCGAAGAACCGAACCACTGCGGTTTGAGCCATGAAGTCACATTTCTGACTGACAAATCTCGGGTCTACGTGCCTCAACGTGCCTGATTTGCCTGTTACGCCATGGGCCCAGGGTAAACGATACCCTAAGCTGACTGCACAGAGCTGCTCATTAATATGCCGGCTATGTGTATGGCGGCACTGATCCATGTGGACTTTTCATGATCTGGATGAAATGCTTTCACAGTTAGAGCTGCTCTTCTTCGTTGATTTCGGTGGCATGTTCGGGCAAAGCGTGAGCCACAAGATCATGTTCTCCCCCAGTGTTTACTCTCTTTTTTCATGTATTTATACATGAGTTTGTTTATGGATTGGGTGAATAGATTAGGTTTTCGAACGGCTTTCAAATTGGTGCGGTTAACTTGCCGTtaggtctgggtctgggtctgcgTCTGGGGCCatgaaatgaaaagttttCGGTTGAGTTTTTCCCTCATTCTTCCAGTTGAGATGTCTTTTGATTCACCGCATCAAATGGAAACAAGTTTGTGGGCCAGGCCACGGTCAGAGCACGCCAGATCTTTTGATATTTGAGAAATTTCACTGGCCATTAATTGAAGATTTGTCGCTAACTTTGAGAAATTTTTCGCCGCCAACAAAAAAGTATTTCTATAGAAATAACTCCGAGGTGACCCACATTGCGGCCGTGTGCTATTCCATGCAACCAGCGAGGCATCAACGAGCCAGCAGCCATCCAGTCGActccttctgccttctgccaaTGGCCAGCGGGTGCAGTTTTCAAATTGCCAGCCATGAAATGAAGATAGCCTGGTCGGGTAGTCGTAGTCGCCAGGCTGGTTGTACGTATAtcttggctggctggttgctTGGCTGGTAGTGGCCCGAGTGGTGTTGCTGCCTCCATCTGTGGCTTCCACACATGGCTTACAGTTACATTGAGGTGCGCTTCAATTGAGATAAGCTTGCGGTTGGCAGTTATGTCATTCGACTGGCATTTCCCTGGCACACTTTTCCGCGAGCCCACATCCAACATACGGCAACCAACAGCGGAAAGTGGAAGAGTTCTGCCTGTTCATTCTGAAACAcaacgaaccgaaccgaaccgaaccgagccgtTGATCACCATTTTAATTAAGGAATAACACGTTTCTGTGCCGAATTGGTGTCATAAAAGTGTTTTATTGGCACCCTGACAGACGGACTACTCCGCTGAGTGGGATTAGCCCGAATATTGAACCAGATCCGGCGTTTGAAAGTCTCCTGTGTGAAGTCTCTTAGAGACAGACCAGTCATTTCTCTCTGGCAGTCGAATCATTCATTAAGCGgcgattcccattcccccctcccccccacatCACATCTAAACACTCCATAAAGAGAAGCCAAACAAACTGTCAAATTTGGCTGTAAATATGCTAAAGAAGAGGGAAACGGGTTACTAAACACTTGCCCCCCCGCCTCCCCTTCGCCAAGACTCTGGCTGATAAATGAACCAACATCCCGATACTAGCATGCATATATAAATCTCCATTCAATTCGAATTGAAATGCCAGCCAAGGCAAGTCGAAGTTGTGGTCGATGTTGGAGTCCGAGAGTAGGAGccgcagcaggagcagcatcgactgccaaatggaaatttatgtccatgtccatgtccatggctGAGAGTGGCCACTGGCTGGGGCAGCTACTGCAGCAAGGATTAGGATTAGTTTATTGCCCCACTAAGGCAACTGACCCACAACATTAAATTGTGATTTGAGTGGggcaagcaacaaaaacaactaaaacatCGCAACAACAAGGCCAAGACAGTTGCAGTTTCAGTTGCAGACTCAACTTGTGGCTGCTAGTCGAAGATCGAAGCTCGGAGCTGGGAGCTCGAAGAGCCGAGTAATTAGAATGTTTTTTCCATTCAAGGAATTTCTGTAGACTCTGAGGCACGCGACTCACTCCATTGCCTTGGCCATGTCATTGACCAGAGAccatgaaaattgatttgcagCCAGACAATTGCATAATCGCTGATTATGAGGTATTGCAGCGGGCTGGAGCACTCAcgagagcagcagctggctgaAAGTCGGGAATCGGGAGTCCGCGATCTGTAGTGGAATTCGATTAGTGCGGAAATCAATCCGAGCATGGGGAGAGCTCCATGCTCTACTCAGATCAGAACAGAACTCAGAACAGAACTGTGAGCAGAGCCAGTGCGAGTGGAGCTCTGTGATTTAACGCATATTACTCGTAATGCATTTTCTATGCCGCCGAAGAGAAAGAACCGCAAAAGCCACTAACGATCCAACTACCAGCATTTCAACAGTGCTgcattctgttctgttcgtaTCGATCGCATTGTGATCAGGGGGCCCCCAATCAGAATTCTTCTTGACCATTTCGGCTTACAGCTTTGGGTTTAACTTTTGCCTCATCTTGGCATGAAGCCACCTCATCTTCAGCTGCTGGTTATACTCGCAGTATCTTTCGGCTTCCTGTGCGTGCGTTCGGCTAAGTGGCATTATTTTAATTCCTGGGCCTGTGCGTGCCACAGCCAACAGGCAGCCGCCAGTTgccagtggcggtggcagtggcagggtcCAAAGCGAGAGACCCGCAGAAGCCGATGTCTGCCTGGGCATCGGGGGATCATCAACCAAATTGATTTTGCATCTATTTCATTGCAATTAATCAACGGCATTTCGTGATGGTGGGCGTTGCAGGCGAGCACTTACAGTAGCAATAGCACCATAAGCTcaagttgcagttgcaattgcCGCAAGATACGAGTGGTGGCtggtggggctgctgctgggccaaCATTAAACCCATTATTAAAGCTTAACTGTAACTGCTGGCGCAATTAATCATGAGATAAGCATGAGAGTGGGAAGCCAGGCTAGGAGGCAGCCGGGGCACAGACTGAAATGCTAATTAAAAACCAAGCTACCAAAACACCTTTTTTGTTTCCTCCGACTTGCAGAaacttcaacagcagcaacagcaacgcgaagaggagaagcagagaagcagagaaCTTGCTGCAGTGGCAAGAACAGCAATGCAACTACAGCTACGGTCAATGACAAAGAAACGAGTCAGCATGATGATGAAGACAACGACCAAGACGACATGTTGCCTGGTGTTGGTTGCCTTAATGCTGCTGGTGGACAGCTCGGTGGCAGCACGCAAGCTGCTGCCCAAGCGGCCGGTGAAACCGTTGAAGACATTTCCGCGCAACAATGCCACACCAATaccagcagcaggggcactggcagccgcggcagcagtgggagccgcagccgcagccccagctGCAGCGGGAGCTGGAACATTGAACGGAAGCGAGCTACCAAAACCGTTGACGCTGCAATCCGACGAACCAGCGGAAGCGATTGTCGCATCGCCACCTGGAGccgcatcggcatcggcagcggcatcagcatcagaatcggcatcggcattggCATCAGTAGCGGCATCACCTGCCAATGTGGAGACCAAAGCCGATGATCTGGCCAACCAGACCCCAACCGCAACACCTTCAGGCTCTGGCCTGATCGATGAGGACTGCGAGCCGGATATGATTGGCTTCGAGCTTATAACAGGGTAAGTGTCACCAGGCCAGGGCCATAAATCTTAATTCCGGGCAATTAGTTGCCCAAGGGGgaacagacagagacagagacagagacggagaccaaggtaaaaaaaaagtagGATCCAGCCAACGAGGGGGCATAAATTAGGCGAGACTTATAGGATGGGATGGCAGTGTCGTTCCCTGTAAACACATCGTAAAAAAAACGGACGAGGGTTGTCAGAGTAATCGAAAAGTTCATGGTTACCACTTggcagcaaaaataaaaaagatttAGTTCAATTTCCTTTAAAACGTTCTCCAACTAAGAAGCTAACAATAAATTAGTTCAGCGATTCAATTGTTTACCGATGTGGCAACCCATTTTGGGTCAATGAACcccacagaaaaaaacaattatcCGACAAAGCAGtagtttgtttaatttatttaaactttttCCAATCTTAAAGTaagagaaatattttgtgGCAACACTGCTTAAAGAATGTGGCACAATTCGAAAATTGGGTTCCATTTGGTTCGCCTCGTGATCTAAATACATAATTCAACCATCGGGCAATTGGATTCTTCGAAAGAGATCCCCCCTCCAAACCCAAGAGGAAGATTCaatttataatattatttaaaaaacacTTCAACCCACCCActtgagagagagatagagacccAAAGAGAAAACCTGTTGCTCCCGAACGGGTATCCATGAATTTATGTGCGTTACTTTCCTCCTAATCCCCGATaccatcccattccattccattccattccactccgaTCCATTCGATCTCGAATGGGCTATAGGTACGTGCTATCGGCGCCATCGAGGCAATTGGAAACGCTGCCCGGCACCCTCATGCTGACCGACTGCCTGGAGGCCTGCCAGGCCAATGAATCTTGCAGCTCGGTTAATTATGAGACGGGCCTGTGTGTCATGTTCCGCAGCACCGCCGATCAGTTGCCAGGTGAGTACCAAAGCAAGCCAAGCCGAGCGAGCACACCGAGCAGTGGGTTATAATCTGCACCACGATCTATTGCCCAAAGCTTGTATGTTAAATGTTCTATAATAAATGTGAACTCCACCATCttccacacccacatcccatctggcatcccattccatccgcAGGTTCACTTTCGCGCTCCCAGTATCCCGTTTTCACCGTATACGCACAGAAATCCTGCTTCGGAGTGCGACCCTGCTCGAAGGCCTGGTGCATTGATCGCGTCCAGGGCTACCGGCTGCCGGAGCGAGCCAAGGCCAGCCAGAGCGTGGCCACGAGGCGCGACTGCATCGAGCTGTGCCTGGGCGAGACGGAGTTCACCTGTCGGTAAGTGCTGGGAATCCCGTTACAACGAGCAGTGTACCCACCCAACTCATTCATCTGCCACCCTCTTGTGCCACTCTCTTGTATCCCTCTCCAACTCTATCCAACTCGGCATCTGCctcttgccgcttgccgcttgcctcTTACCTCTTGGTTGTGACTCTTGTGAAGATCGGCCAACTATTATGCGCACTCTGGCCTGTGCGAGCTCTCGGACATGGATCGCATTACGCTGTCGGACGAGGCGAACATCGCGGCCTACGATGGCGCCGACTATCTGGAGAACAACTGCGCGGAGGAGCCCAGCAAGCTGTGTGAGTTCAAGCGGATCTCGGGTCGCATTCTGAAGACCGTCGACTCGGTGCATCAGAATGTGCAGAGCATCGACGACTGTCGCGACCTCTGCCTCACCGCCCCGTTCCGCTGCCACTCCTACGACTACAACGAGACCGGGGAGCATGTCTGCCGCCTCTCGCACCACAGTCGCGCCACCCTGACGGATCTCTCGGAGCCCTATCTGAGCATTGAAGAGGCGGCCACTTACGAGCAGTCTGCCTGCTATAATGTATCCATCGATTGCCGCTCTGGCGAAATGATCACCAAGATTCGCACCTCGAAGCTGTTCGACGGCAAGGTCTATGCCAAGGGAGCCCCCAAATCCTGTGCCGTCAACGTGAACAACTCTCTGGAGTTCGATCTGAAGATGCGTTACAACGACCTAGAGTGCAATGTCCGCCAGAGTGCCTACGGCCGGTATATGAACGACATTGTCATCCAGCATCATGACATGATTGTCACCTCCTCCGATCTGGGACTGGCCGTCTCCTGCCAGTATGATCTGACCAATAAGACGGTGGTGAACAATGTGGATCTGGGCGTAACCGGCGAGATCGAGTCGACGCTGAGCGAGGAAATCATTGTCGATTCCCCGAATGTCATCATGAAGATCACGGCACGTGATGGCAGCGACATGAAACGCATCGCCGAGGTGGGAGACCCGCTGGCCCTCCGATTCGAGATCGTCGACGCGAACAGTCCGTACGAGATATTTGTGCGGGAACTGGTGGCCATGGACGGGACGGACAGTGCCGAAATCACGCTGATCGATGCCAACGGCTGTCCCACGGACCAGTACATAATGAGTGCCATGCAGAAGATGGCCAGCAATCGCAAGGTGCTGCTCTCACAGTTCGACGCCTTCAAGTTCCCCTCCTCGGAGCTGGTGCAGTTCCGCGCCCTGGTCACGCCCTGCATACCGCGCTGCGAACCGGTTATCTGCGACAACGATGAGAACGGAGAACTCAAGAGTCTGCTATCCTACGGTCGGCGCAAGCGTTCAGTGCTGAATGGCACCGATGGCGGTAAGTAAACGGTTCTCTGTGCCAGGGAtggctgcaacagcaacagcaacagcaacatgcaACGCCAGCCACCGAGTGACCTTTCATCAGCTTCCAtgggagatggggatggggctctTCAAAAGGGAAGTGGATAATCGCACACCAGAGATATGCAGCACCACTCTAAGAGCGGGCATGGCAcccgctgttgctgtggcagttgcagttgcagttgcggTTGTACTCCATCCCTGGTCAGGTTGCACACAGCTCAGCTCCCagaaaacatatttcatttcttgtttctgcctctcttgtggctcttttccattccatttccccCGTTTCTCCTCTCTGCTACCTTTTTACAGTCGAGCTGGAGTTGGCCATTAAGTCGGAACGCCAAAAACGTGATGTGAGTCATCAGCCGGCCGCAACCGATGAGAACATTTTGCTGGTGCAATCGATACAAATCACCGATAAGTTCGCCTTCAATGGCGCCGATtcaggcggcagcggcaacagcaacggcatcGGCGCAGGGCCCATCGATGGCCTGGCCAAATTGCAACTGGAACTGGGCACCAAATCGGACACTTGCATAAATGGTTATGGTAAGTTCCAGTTCACTCTCTGGGCTGTGATCTCTGGGCAGGGCAAAGCGTAGCACGGTGGCGATCTGGAGCTGGTTTCTGGGGTCTGTGGTCTGGGGCAATATCTGGGTATCGCCGAGCGTGGCGAATTGATTTGCGCTAATCGCGTGCCGTCGCGCCATCTAGCCCGAGAGCCCGAGAGCCCATAGCTTCAGACAGCGGCTCCAATGTGCCGACTGAGTGCCCAGCTAATTAAATAAGCTCGtaaattttcttcaactcTTTTTACAACTCTATTACCAACACAAACACCCGTCTGTATACTCGTACAGGTTTCATAATTGCCGGGGCactgttcctgctcctccagctgacGGTCATCGCTGTCTGGGACAATATGCAGAAGCGCGCGTTACACAAGCGGTAAATGGAGAGCCAGGAGTGAGTGtgcaatcgaatcgaatcccAGAAAGAACGTCCGACATCAGCAAATAGAAGGCAGAGACAAGAGACAAGAGGCAAGACTGCAGCATTTGCCTTTCCACAGCAACAAAcgtgaagatgaagatgaaatGAAGGAAGAACTAGCATGAAATTCTACTTAGCTCAAAACTTAGCACCGCTCATAATCTAGTTAGTAGATGTACgaagagaacgagaacgaacgAAGAGCCAGGCGAGGCCCTTCCCCCAGCATCCGAAATGTGGCAGCAACACAGAGCTGCTGGACTCCTCTGTGAAGATGAAAGATGAAACCTAGACAAATGGCAACGGGATCGAGGGAAGGGCCTGGGACCGAGCTCCAGCTGTAGCTTAATATTTATACCTTACTTATATGCCCATATACCATTTAggcgtccccgtccccgtagCCCCCTCTATAAGACTTACCGCTAAGACTACTCTGAATATGTCGACATACTATCAGCTTAAGACTCGTAAAAGCTCCTTAGTCCGTAGTGCGAACGAACCATTCAAACCTCTCAAGCGAGCACCGTACTGACGACTCCCCCTACTGGCCAATTGCTCGTTTAAGAGGTTTGACTGTCTGCTAATACTTAAATACTTAACTTAACTTAATGCTCATATATATGCTAGGTCtaaacgaacacacacacacagacagatacACAACCCAACATAATacataaaacacaaaacacacacaagaataagaaagagaaaaaaaaatgtaacaaGAGACAAAACTTCAGATGCTATAAAAGGTAAATAAACGTATTagaaagatactcgtactcctcgTTTGcatttcgcttttcttttgttttcctttgggTTTTTTCCTACGGAAAACAAAATTTGCCCGTCAATGTCAATGTCAATGCCAATTGATTgaccgtctgtctgtctgtcggtagGTCCGACTTGCAGCCTACTAGGCTGCCATCTTTGCCTTGGTTTTGCTGGCCTAACAAGGCCAACCTCAAGCCGTGGCCATGATTGTTGGTTTTGGCCTAATCAACGTTGATACAAATCAATCAAGAGCAGCGTTTAGCCTTCCTCTGCTCGCCCGCAATCGAATGGGAATGCCATGCCACACTTACCAGGTGGAAAATT contains:
- the mey gene encoding uncharacterized protein mey translates to MQLQLRSMTKKRVSMMMKTTTKTTCCLVLVALMLLVDSSVAARKLLPKRPVKPLKTFPRNNATPIPAAGALAAAAAVGAAAAAPAAAGAGTLNGSELPKPLTLQSDEPAEAIVASPPGAASASAAASASESASALASVAASPANVETKADDLANQTPTATPSGSGLIDEDCEPDMIGFELITGYVLSAPSRQLETLPGTLMLTDCLEACQANESCSSVNYETGLCVMFRSTADQLPGSLSRSQYPVFTVYAQKSCFGVRPCSKAWCIDRVQGYRLPERAKASQSVATRRDCIELCLGETEFTCRSANYYAHSGLCELSDMDRITLSDEANIAAYDGADYLENNCAEEPSKLCEFKRISGRILKTVDSVHQNVQSIDDCRDLCLTAPFRCHSYDYNETGEHVCRLSHHSRATLTDLSEPYLSIEEAATYEQSACYNVSIDCRSGEMITKIRTSKLFDGKVYAKGAPKSCAVNVNNSLEFDLKMRYNDLECNVRQSAYGRYMNDIVIQHHDMIVTSSDLGLAVSCQYDLTNKTVVNNVDLGVTGEIESTLSEEIIVDSPNVIMKITARDGSDMKRIAEVGDPLALRFEIVDANSPYEIFVRELVAMDGTDSAEITLIDANGCPTDQYIMSAMQKMASNRKVLLSQFDAFKFPSSELVQFRALVTPCIPRCEPVICDNDENGELKSLLSYGRRKRSVLNGTDGVELELAIKSERQKRDVSHQPAATDENILLVQSIQITDKFAFNGADSGGSGNSNGIGAGPIDGLAKLQLELGTKSDTCINGYGFIIAGALFLLLQLTVIAVWDNMQKRALHKR